One genomic segment of Arthrobacter sp. zg-Y1110 includes these proteins:
- a CDS encoding pilus assembly protein TadG-related protein, which yields MSRGFRKRPRAGEDGERGQVGVLIIGYSVLALLTVTVVMAASSVYLGQKKLLSAADGAAVAAADTFSLGEAAAGTGPAAVLEADAVRSAARRYLAETGAEERFTELAVTEETGTADGRTARVVLAARVHPPIVNFLVPEGISITAVSEARARLLQ from the coding sequence ATGAGCCGGGGGTTTCGAAAACGACCGCGGGCCGGGGAGGACGGGGAACGGGGGCAGGTAGGGGTGCTGATCATCGGGTACTCCGTGCTGGCACTGCTGACCGTCACAGTGGTGATGGCGGCGTCGTCCGTCTATCTCGGGCAGAAAAAGCTGCTCTCGGCTGCCGACGGTGCGGCCGTGGCTGCGGCGGACACGTTCTCGCTGGGGGAGGCCGCCGCAGGAACGGGGCCGGCGGCCGTGCTGGAGGCAGACGCCGTCCGCAGCGCCGCCCGCCGCTATCTTGCCGAAACGGGTGCGGAGGAACGGTTCACGGAGCTTGCGGTAACCGAAGAGACCGGCACGGCGGACGGCCGGACCGCGCGCGTGGTCCTGGCGGCGCGGGTCCATCCGCCCATCGTCAATTTCCTGGTGCCGGAGGGAATCTCCATCACCGCGGTCAGTGAGGCCCGGGCCCGGCTGCTGCAGTGA